tgtgaccttgggcaagtcacttagactctTCAACAGGAGTTAGGTAaataaatagctttgaggatctcAGTCTGAATCTCTCCGTGTCTCAgtttttcatttgtaaaatggggaaaataaaacttttctccAATtattgtctgccttgtctatgtGAACTGTAAACATTTTGTTGCAGAGGCTGTTTTTCCTAACTATGTGTACATcagctaacacaatggggccccactCTCAATTGTGGCTTCTAAATGTGATAtaagtaataaaaacaaaaccaacagatTTAATACCTAAGGGGCGATCCCCCTATGGGAACACTCTTTAAACTCTTTTTTGCTATTTAGTCAGATAAAAACAAACCATAAATGTACATCATACAACTCTAATCTGACATACTGTGAAATTATGTCAGAATACATTTATTAAGCCGTATCAACCCAATACGGATCATATTATCCATTTGTATGTGGGAGTCAGGAAAGAAAAGGCTTCCTGAAAAAGGAATAACTTTGTCTCGGTGTAATGGCAGagacaccattttttaaaacccagtCTATGGTATATAATGATTTGGGAATAAACAGCCGTAAAAATAAGCACTAATCTCATTATATAAAACACCAGATAGCTGGCTGAATTTAGCCAGGCACAATTCCCACTGGAGAAATCCCCACTGTAGTAGTAGCTGAATATGATAGGAATGAATTTGATGCACACACTTAGcgcttgtcttcatgtacagcgctacagcagtgcagctctgCCGCTacagtgctttagtgaagacactcctATGCTGATGAGAGaacttctcccattggtgtagttaatccatctccccgagaggcTGTAACTATGTCAGTTGGAGAAGCCCTCGCATTGACATGGCACTGTCTACGCAGGGGATTAGGTAGGTATAACCAAGTTGCTcctgggtgtggatttttcaagccccagagcgacatagttatactgatataggtctgtagtgcagacctggccttagCTGGCCTCTCTTGTACTACCAAGACCTTGACTTCTTCGCTGTTCTCAGAATTCATGTAGCAAAAGACTTAAAGGATACCACCTTCACAAAACTGATATCACAACTGGTATTTCTTCATACCTAATTTCTACTGATGAGGGCAATAAAATGGGGGCAGGCACGAACCATGACACAATGTTTGCGGTGTTTGCCCCCTTTTCCAAAACAGAAAATGATTATGCACCCCAGGAAGGTTAAAGCGCTTCCACAAATTCAGACTTCTGGAAGGATCAAGAAAtattacttaaaaacaaacaaacaaaaaatctagtCAGCAGGGTTTGCTGTCACTGGAACATCTGTGACCAACTGGATCTGCCTTTTCAAGATCTATATTAAACCTTTTAGGGCCCAGTCCAAcgcctgttgacttcaatgtgatGTTGGATTGCGCCCACAGCGCGCTTCTACTTTGAAAAGTctctatgtaaaaatggcaccttcttgcCCCACATATCTGCTCCCTGCATGTATTCAGAGACATTCCAGCTGCTGACTTGAATAACTCAAATAAGTTTTTATTGCTCTTTACTTGTCTTAGCACTGCAGGGCAGCGAACTGAATCGGTGGGAGAGttagctggattctattctggttTGTGCATCAACAAAATTGTAAATGAAGTCCCAGTTGCAAagctaaattctgtcctcagatacTCCTTTGAACAAAATGATCAGATTGCACAAGCataactgagtgcagaatttggatcACAGAATTTTTATTACCAATGACAATGATGATGTACAAACCAGAAAGAACCCAGATTCACTCACATATACCATGCTgactctgcagggctaacagaaTAACCATCTTTTAACCTGTAAATGGAGCAAATTTGATCTCAAATCACTGAAAGACAATTAACATGGAAACTCACAATACCATTtttttacagagtcacttttcagagcagaatcagaTTTGAAATAAAAACCTCAACTGATATTTTCACTTATGCCCCTCCCAACCCTGGGGGAATGCCAAACGCACCTCAGCAAAACCTCTCAAGACAGTATGGAGAGACCCTCAGGAGGCCAACCCCTACCACACAGAACAACTGCAAGGAAGTTGGAGTAGGGAAACAGAATGGGTTTGTGGGTGGGATGGGGACAGCATGTGCAGCCTCCTGACACTCTTCCAGGACAGCCTGGTAAGGGAATGGCCACTGGTGAAGCCCCTTCCCATTATTCAGGAGCTCCTCCACCGGACTGGGGAGGTGGTGATGGCTTTGGGAGTGGATGGGCTGAGTGTATTTCTCAGATTCTCTATAACTCCCTCTCCTCCAGTGCACATactatacacatacagagagagggAAGCTGATGGAGAGGAGCATTCCAGCCTCCTATGGTTTCAATCTCTGAGGAAGCCTCTGAAGTTTCACCAGAGATGATTTTTGGATGAAGCTCTTGTCGCTGTGGGGTCTCTCCCTCGGGTGGGCTTTCAGGTGCTCCACCAGGTCTGACTGCTCGCTGAAGATCTTGTCGCAGTCGGTACATTTGTAGGCCCCCTCCCCAGTGTGGTTTCTCTGGTGCGCAGAGAGGTGTGAGACGTGCATGAGGCTCTTCTCGCTGTGGGGCCAAGGGGGGGGCCTCTCCCCCGGGTGGGTTCTCAGGTGCTTGGCCAGGTTTGACTGCTCGCTGAAGCTCTTGCCACAGTGCGGACAGATGTACGGCCTCTCGCCGGTGTGGGTTCTGCAGTGGGTGTTGAGATTGGAGAGCTGGCTGAAGCGTTTCCCGCAGTGGGGACAGGGATAGGGTCTCTCGCCCGTGTGGGTCCGGTGGTGCTTCCTCAGACTCGACTGGTCGCCGAAGCTCTTCCCACAGTCGGCGCAGATGTAGGGCTTCTCCCCCGAATGGGTCCTCAGGTGGGTGGTGACGTTGGAGAGCTGGCTGAAGCGCTTCTCACAGCCAGGACATTTGTAaggtctctcccctgtgtgggTCCGCTGGTGCGTAGTGAGGTGGGATCTATGGATGAAGCTCTTCTCGCAGTGGGGGCAAGGGTAGGGTCTCTCCCCCGTGTGGGTTCTCTGGTGCTTGGCGAAAGTCGATTGGTCGCTGAAGCTCTTCTGGCAGTCAGGGCACACATAGGGCCTCTCCCCAGTGTGGGTCCTCAAGTGGGTGGTGAGATTAGACTGGTCACCAAAGCTCTTCTCGCACTGGGGGCAGGTgaagggcctctcccctgtgtgagTCCTCAGGTGGGTGGTGAGACTGCTCAGGTTACTGAAGCGCCTCTCACACTCAGGGCAGCtgtagggcctctcccctgtgtgggttctctggtgTCTAGTGAGGTTCGAGAGGTGGCTGAAGTGtttcccacactcagggcaggagaagggccttTCCCCCGTGTGGGTTCTCTGGTGCACAGTGAGATGGGAAAGCCGACTGAAGCTTCTCTCACACTCAGCACAGGGGAAGGGTTTCTCGG
The DNA window shown above is from Trachemys scripta elegans isolate TJP31775 chromosome 1, CAS_Tse_1.0, whole genome shotgun sequence and carries:
- the LOC117872641 gene encoding oocyte zinc finger protein XlCOF6-like → MNETGRFPKPGERRVNTTELLQLLEGPDRELCFQSFLCPAGGSRRKLASAAAVPPVPRTQPGRAMPSSPAARRSGGGILSRTEKHHKEGCENLKLLGMLLGKSKERFSQRPDQEPTCKGQHKSQKQKGNTARDEGGTARRRERTFRDLRKPPVPERSETSEGPCTYPVCEESFEGQRNLNSHKSSIHMGKKMYKCRACGKSFRQKQELSAHARVHGAEKPFPCAECERSFSRLSHLTVHQRTHTGERPFSCPECGKHFSHLSNLTRHQRTHTGERPYSCPECERRFSNLSSLTTHLRTHTGERPFTCPQCEKSFGDQSNLTTHLRTHTGERPYVCPDCQKSFSDQSTFAKHQRTHTGERPYPCPHCEKSFIHRSHLTTHQRTHTGERPYKCPGCEKRFSQLSNVTTHLRTHSGEKPYICADCGKSFGDQSSLRKHHRTHTGERPYPCPHCGKRFSQLSNLNTHCRTHTGERPYICPHCGKSFSEQSNLAKHLRTHPGERPPPWPHSEKSLMHVSHLSAHQRNHTGEGAYKCTDCDKIFSEQSDLVEHLKAHPRERPHSDKSFIQKSSLVKLQRLPQRLKP